Proteins co-encoded in one Pseudomonas fluorescens genomic window:
- a CDS encoding crotonase/enoyl-CoA hydratase family protein, translating to MSDLIAYHLEDGIATLTLSNGKVNAISPDVIAAFNAALDQAVADRAIVIITGQPGILSGGYDLKVMTAGPKEAVSLVTAGSTLARRLLSHPFPVIVACPGHAVAKGAFILLSADYRIGVDGPFSIGLNEVQIGMTMHHAGIELARDRLRRSAFHRSVINGEMFDPQSAVDAGFLDKVVSAEELQGAALAAARQLKKINMTAHKNTKLKVRKALLETLDNAIIQDQEHLG from the coding sequence ATGAGCGACCTGATTGCCTACCACCTCGAAGACGGTATCGCGACCCTGACCCTGAGCAACGGCAAGGTCAACGCCATTTCCCCGGACGTGATCGCAGCCTTCAACGCGGCGCTGGATCAGGCGGTGGCGGATCGCGCAATCGTGATCATTACCGGCCAGCCGGGCATTCTCTCCGGCGGCTACGATTTGAAGGTGATGACCGCCGGCCCTAAAGAAGCCGTGTCGCTGGTAACCGCCGGCTCGACCCTCGCCCGTCGTCTGCTGTCGCACCCGTTCCCGGTGATCGTTGCCTGCCCGGGTCATGCCGTGGCCAAGGGTGCGTTCATTCTGTTGTCCGCCGATTACCGGATCGGTGTCGACGGCCCATTCAGCATTGGTCTGAACGAAGTGCAGATCGGCATGACCATGCACCACGCCGGCATCGAGCTGGCCCGCGATCGCCTGCGTCGCTCAGCCTTCCATCGCTCGGTGATCAACGGCGAGATGTTCGATCCGCAAAGTGCTGTGGATGCTGGTTTCCTCGATAAAGTAGTTTCGGCCGAAGAGCTGCAAGGTGCCGCCCTCGCCGCTGCGCGTCAGTTGAAGAAGATCAACATGACTGCGCACAAGAACACCAAGCTCAAGGTGCGCAAGGCGCTGCTGGAAACACTGGATAACGCGATCATTCAGGATCAGGAACACTTGGGCTGA
- a CDS encoding magnesium and cobalt transport protein CorA, with the protein MGRVVAAAVYSAGKKVTNISLDEGAAWAAKTGHFVWIGLEEPNAQELTNLQRQFNLHELAIEDALEKHSRPKLETFGDALFIVTYSPVRQHGILQFIETHIFAGKGYIITARNGHSASYAHVRQRCEARPLLLEHGEDFVLYALLDFVIENYQPVGEAIHAEIDELERNVLCSALNEHDIQKLHGLRRDVLRLRRYAAPMVEIGEELQKLSFPFIDKNMRPYFRDVQIHVTRQMEDLTTLADIASQTIEVGVLLEASRQSVVQRKFAAWAAILAFPTAVAGIYGMNFQNMPELSWHYGYFAVLGFITVGCVSLWASFKKSGWL; encoded by the coding sequence ATGGGTCGAGTTGTTGCTGCTGCGGTTTACAGCGCCGGTAAGAAAGTCACCAATATTTCCCTCGATGAAGGCGCCGCCTGGGCCGCCAAGACCGGGCACTTCGTCTGGATCGGCCTCGAAGAGCCGAACGCCCAGGAGCTGACCAACCTGCAACGCCAGTTCAACCTGCACGAACTGGCCATCGAGGATGCTCTGGAAAAACACAGTCGTCCGAAGCTGGAAACCTTTGGCGACGCCTTGTTTATCGTCACTTACTCACCCGTGCGCCAGCACGGGATTTTGCAGTTCATCGAAACTCATATCTTCGCCGGCAAGGGCTACATCATCACCGCGCGCAATGGTCATTCGGCTTCCTACGCCCATGTCCGTCAACGCTGTGAGGCGCGGCCGCTGCTGCTGGAACACGGGGAAGATTTCGTACTGTATGCGCTGCTGGATTTCGTCATCGAAAACTACCAGCCGGTGGGCGAAGCAATCCACGCCGAGATCGATGAACTGGAACGCAATGTGTTGTGCAGCGCGCTGAATGAGCACGATATCCAGAAACTTCATGGCCTGCGCCGCGACGTACTGCGCTTGCGTCGATACGCAGCACCGATGGTGGAAATCGGCGAGGAATTGCAGAAACTGAGCTTCCCCTTCATCGACAAGAACATGCGCCCTTACTTTCGCGATGTGCAGATCCATGTCACACGGCAAATGGAAGACCTGACCACCCTGGCCGACATTGCGAGCCAGACCATCGAGGTTGGTGTATTGCTGGAAGCGTCACGGCAAAGCGTGGTGCAACGCAAGTTCGCGGCATGGGCGGCGATTCTGGCCTTCCCGACAGCGGTGGCCGGGATCTACGGGATGAATTTTCAGAACATGCCGGAGCTGAGCTGGCACTACGGCTATTTCGCCGTGCTGGGCTTTATCACGGTGGGCTGCGTGAGCCTGTGGGCGAGCTTCAAGAAATCAGGCTGGCTGTAA
- a CDS encoding 1-acylglycerol-3-phosphate O-acyltransferase encodes MLFVFRMLLMGLHFILAGVLGVILGLCRPFNPDNSRLCARLYALPAMCILRLRVKADVGQLMNKPGSCVIIANHQSNYDLFVFGNVVPRRTVCIGKKSLKWVPLFGQLFWLAGNVLIDRGNARKARQSMLTTTDTLQHKDTSIWVFPEGTRNLGEELLPFKKGAFQMAIAAGVPIVPVCVSSYIKHMRLNRWRSGKILIRSLPAIPTAGLTMDDMPMLISQCREQMRECIEAMDRQLQAA; translated from the coding sequence ATGCTGTTTGTGTTTCGTATGTTATTGATGGGTCTGCACTTTATTCTTGCGGGTGTGCTCGGAGTGATTCTCGGACTGTGCCGGCCATTCAATCCGGATAACAGTCGTCTGTGCGCCCGTCTCTATGCCCTGCCGGCCATGTGCATCCTGCGCCTGCGAGTGAAGGCAGACGTCGGACAGCTGATGAACAAGCCCGGCAGTTGCGTGATCATCGCCAACCATCAGTCCAACTATGACCTGTTCGTGTTCGGCAACGTAGTGCCGCGGCGGACCGTGTGCATCGGCAAAAAAAGCCTGAAATGGGTGCCGCTGTTCGGGCAACTGTTCTGGCTGGCCGGCAATGTGTTGATTGATCGCGGTAACGCGCGCAAGGCACGTCAGTCGATGCTGACCACCACCGACACCTTGCAGCATAAAGACACCTCGATCTGGGTATTCCCGGAAGGCACGCGCAACCTGGGCGAAGAACTGCTGCCATTCAAGAAAGGTGCATTCCAGATGGCCATCGCTGCTGGCGTGCCGATCGTCCCGGTGTGTGTCAGCAGCTACATCAAGCACATGCGTCTGAACCGCTGGCGCAGCGGGAAAATTCTCATACGCTCGCTGCCGGCGATTCCTACCGCCGGCCTGACCATGGACGACATGCCCATGCTCATCAGCCAGTGCCGCGAACAGATGCGCGAATGCATCGAAGCGATGGATCGACAACTGCAAGCTGCGTGA
- a CDS encoding bacteriocin, translating to MRLTLPALVLGLLVAQGAMAGDGTAALGGGLGGALGNVVGQKMGGSTGAAIGAGVAGAAGGALAAKKGARTKAAIGGGVGAAGGSIIGNSLGGKNGATIGAGLGGAAGGAVGSNLSKGHKRH from the coding sequence ATGCGTTTAACTCTGCCTGCTCTGGTTCTGGGGCTTCTGGTTGCTCAAGGTGCAATGGCTGGTGATGGTACCGCCGCACTGGGTGGCGGTCTGGGTGGCGCGCTGGGTAATGTGGTCGGCCAGAAAATGGGCGGCAGCACAGGCGCGGCCATTGGTGCCGGTGTAGCAGGTGCGGCCGGCGGTGCCTTGGCAGCGAAGAAAGGCGCCCGCACCAAAGCGGCCATTGGCGGCGGTGTTGGCGCGGCGGGCGGTTCGATCATCGGCAACAGCCTGGGTGGCAAGAACGGCGCGACCATCGGCGCCGGCCTGGGTGGCGCAGCTGGCGGCGCAGTGGGCAGCAACCTGTCCAAGGGCCACAAGCGTCACTGA
- a CDS encoding 3-hydroxyacyl-CoA dehydrogenase NAD-binding domain-containing protein: MTQAIRYEKGQDGIVLLTIDMPGQSANTMNAVYRAAMAESVARLQAEKDDIAGVIITSAKKTFFAGGDLNELIKVGKPEAKAFYDMVLTLKSQLRTLETLGKPVVAAINGAALGGGWEICLACHHRVALDDASVQLGLPEVTLGLLPGGGGVVRMVRMLGIEKALPYLLEGKKVRPQQALQAGLIDELAADRDELLAKARAWILANPAAVQRWDVKGYQIPGGTPSNPKVAQMLAIAPSILRAKTQGTLPAPEKILCAAVEGAQVDFDTAHLIETRYFTELTTGQISKNLIGTFWFQLNEINAGGSRPQGFAPYATKRVGVLGAGMMGAGIAYVSAVAGIDVVLKDINLAAAQKGKAHSAALLDKKVARGQMSSEQREAVLARIHPTESDADLAGCDLIIEAVFEDRQLKAKVSAAAQQVAGADAVIASNTSTLPITGLAAAVPDQSKFIGLHFFSPVEKMPLVEIIKGAQTSDETLARGFDFVLQIKKTPIVVNDSRGFFTSRVFGTFTNEGIAMLGEGVSAPMIETEARKAGMPIGPLAISDEVSLSLMSHIRQQTAKDLQAEGKPLIEHPAFAVIDLLLNEYKRPGKAAGGGFYEYPAGGQKHLWPELKARFEKADGQISPKDVRDRLLFVQAIETVRCVEEGVLTSTADANVGSIFGIGFAAWTGGALQFINQYGVKDFVARAQYLAEQYGERFAPPALLLEKAAKGELF, from the coding sequence ATGACCCAAGCCATTCGTTACGAAAAAGGTCAGGACGGCATCGTCCTCTTGACCATCGACATGCCAGGCCAGAGCGCCAACACCATGAACGCGGTGTACCGCGCGGCCATGGCTGAAAGCGTCGCCCGTTTGCAGGCGGAAAAAGATGACATCGCCGGGGTGATCATCACTTCGGCCAAGAAAACCTTTTTCGCCGGCGGCGACCTGAATGAACTGATCAAGGTCGGCAAGCCTGAAGCCAAGGCTTTCTACGACATGGTGCTGACCCTGAAGAGCCAGTTGCGCACCCTGGAAACCCTCGGCAAACCGGTGGTCGCGGCGATCAACGGCGCGGCGCTCGGTGGCGGCTGGGAAATCTGCCTGGCCTGCCACCATCGAGTGGCGCTGGACGATGCGTCGGTGCAACTCGGCCTGCCGGAAGTGACCCTTGGCCTGTTGCCGGGCGGTGGTGGAGTGGTGCGCATGGTGCGTATGCTCGGCATCGAAAAAGCCCTGCCATATCTGCTCGAAGGCAAGAAAGTCCGTCCGCAGCAGGCGTTGCAGGCGGGGCTGATTGATGAGCTGGCAGCGGATCGCGATGAGCTGCTGGCCAAGGCCCGGGCCTGGATTCTGGCCAATCCTGCGGCCGTGCAGCGTTGGGATGTGAAGGGTTATCAGATTCCCGGCGGCACGCCGTCAAACCCGAAGGTTGCACAGATGCTGGCGATTGCGCCGTCGATCCTGCGCGCCAAAACCCAAGGCACTCTTCCGGCACCGGAGAAGATTTTGTGCGCGGCGGTGGAAGGCGCGCAGGTGGATTTCGACACCGCGCACCTGATCGAAACCCGTTACTTCACTGAGTTGACCACCGGCCAGATCTCGAAAAACCTCATCGGCACGTTCTGGTTCCAGCTCAATGAAATCAATGCCGGCGGTTCGCGTCCGCAGGGTTTTGCACCTTATGCGACGAAGCGTGTGGGCGTGCTCGGCGCCGGGATGATGGGGGCGGGAATCGCCTATGTCAGCGCTGTGGCCGGGATCGACGTGGTGCTCAAGGACATCAACCTTGCCGCCGCGCAAAAGGGCAAGGCGCATTCGGCGGCACTGCTGGACAAGAAAGTTGCTCGCGGGCAAATGTCCTCGGAGCAGCGTGAAGCGGTGCTGGCGCGTATCCACCCGACCGAAAGCGATGCCGATCTGGCGGGTTGCGATCTGATCATCGAGGCGGTGTTCGAGGATCGTCAACTCAAGGCCAAAGTCTCGGCGGCGGCGCAGCAGGTGGCTGGCGCCGACGCGGTGATTGCCTCCAATACTTCGACCTTGCCCATCACCGGGCTGGCGGCTGCGGTGCCGGATCAGAGCAAGTTCATCGGCCTGCACTTCTTCAGCCCGGTGGAAAAAATGCCACTGGTGGAAATCATCAAGGGTGCGCAAACCAGCGACGAAACCCTCGCACGCGGGTTCGATTTCGTACTGCAAATCAAGAAAACGCCGATTGTGGTCAATGACAGTCGCGGCTTCTTTACCTCGCGGGTGTTCGGCACTTTCACCAACGAAGGCATCGCCATGCTCGGTGAAGGCGTCAGCGCGCCGATGATCGAGACCGAAGCGCGCAAGGCCGGCATGCCCATCGGGCCGCTGGCGATCTCTGACGAAGTTTCCCTCAGCCTGATGAGCCATATCCGTCAGCAAACGGCCAAAGACCTGCAAGCAGAAGGGAAACCGCTGATTGAGCACCCGGCGTTCGCCGTGATTGACTTGCTGCTCAACGAATACAAGCGGCCGGGCAAGGCAGCGGGCGGCGGTTTTTATGAGTACCCGGCGGGTGGGCAGAAACATCTGTGGCCCGAACTGAAAGCCCGTTTCGAGAAAGCCGACGGGCAGATTTCGCCCAAGGATGTGCGTGATCGACTGCTGTTCGTGCAGGCCATCGAGACTGTGCGTTGCGTAGAGGAGGGCGTGCTGACTTCGACGGCGGATGCCAACGTCGGTTCGATCTTCGGCATCGGCTTCGCGGCCTGGACGGGCGGCGCGTTGCAGTTCATCAATCAATATGGCGTGAAGGATTTCGTCGCGCGGGCGCAGTACCTGGCGGAGCAGTACGGCGAGCGTTTCGCACCGCCAGCCTTGTTGCTGGAAAAAGCTGCGAAGGGCGAGTTGTTCTAA
- a CDS encoding acetyl-CoA C-acetyltransferase — MTQALIFDALRTPRGRGKTDGSLHSVKPVNLVAGLLTALQARTALDTSQVDDVVLGCVTPIGDQGSDIAKTAVQVADWDVSVAGVQINRFCASGLEAVNLGAMKVRSGFEDLVVVGGVESMSRVPMGSDGGAWALDPQTNLHSHFTPQGVGADLIATLEGFSRQDVDAYALHSQQKAARARADGSFNKSLVPVQDQNGIILLDHDEFIRAESTLEGLGKLKPSFEMIGQMGFDATALRVYSHVERINHVHTPGNSSGIVDGAALMLIGSEAKGRALGLQPRARIVATAVTSTDPTIMLTGPAPATRKALAKAGLRVEDIDLFEVNEAFASVVLKFIKDMAVDPDKVNVNGGSIAMGHPLGATGCAILGTLLDELEARRLRYGLATLCVGGGMGIATIIERL, encoded by the coding sequence ATGACCCAAGCTTTGATTTTCGACGCGTTACGCACGCCCCGTGGCAGGGGCAAGACCGACGGTTCGCTGCACAGCGTCAAACCGGTGAACCTGGTGGCCGGGCTGCTGACCGCGTTGCAGGCGCGCACGGCGCTGGACACCAGCCAGGTCGATGACGTGGTGCTCGGCTGTGTCACGCCGATTGGCGATCAAGGTTCGGACATCGCCAAGACCGCCGTGCAGGTGGCCGATTGGGACGTCAGTGTCGCTGGCGTGCAGATCAACCGGTTCTGCGCCTCGGGCCTGGAAGCGGTAAACCTGGGGGCAATGAAAGTGCGCTCCGGGTTCGAAGACCTGGTGGTGGTCGGCGGCGTCGAATCCATGTCCCGCGTGCCGATGGGCAGCGACGGCGGCGCCTGGGCGCTGGATCCGCAGACCAACCTGCACAGCCATTTCACCCCTCAAGGTGTCGGTGCCGACCTGATCGCCACCCTTGAAGGCTTCAGTCGTCAGGACGTCGATGCCTACGCGCTGCACTCGCAACAGAAAGCCGCCCGTGCCCGTGCCGACGGATCGTTCAACAAGTCGTTGGTACCGGTGCAGGACCAGAACGGCATCATCCTGCTCGATCACGATGAGTTCATTCGCGCCGAGTCGACCCTCGAAGGTCTGGGCAAACTCAAGCCGAGCTTCGAGATGATCGGCCAGATGGGCTTCGACGCCACGGCGCTGCGGGTCTACAGCCATGTCGAGCGAATCAACCATGTGCACACGCCGGGCAACAGTTCGGGGATCGTCGACGGTGCGGCGCTGATGTTGATCGGCTCCGAGGCCAAGGGCCGGGCACTGGGCCTGCAACCCCGCGCGCGGATTGTCGCCACGGCGGTCACCAGCACCGACCCGACCATCATGCTCACCGGCCCGGCGCCGGCCACTCGCAAGGCGCTGGCCAAAGCCGGGCTGCGGGTCGAAGACATTGATCTGTTCGAGGTCAACGAGGCGTTTGCCTCGGTGGTACTCAAATTCATCAAGGACATGGCCGTCGACCCGGACAAGGTCAACGTCAACGGCGGCTCGATTGCGATGGGCCATCCGCTGGGCGCCACCGGTTGCGCAATTCTTGGCACCTTGCTCGATGAACTGGAAGCCCGGCGCCTGCGCTATGGCCTCGCGACGCTGTGCGTCGGCGGCGGCATGGGCATCGCGACCATCATCGAACGCCTCTGA
- a CDS encoding YMGG-like glycine zipper-containing protein, with product MRSTLTALVLGLLVAQGAMAAGDGSAAVGGGLGGVLGNVVGGQLGGSTGAAVGAGVGGAAGSAVGANKHNRTEAAIGGGLGAAGGSVIGNSLGGSTGSAIGAGLGGAAGGAVGNNLGDDGGRSHSGGGHKHKYKHKNRHH from the coding sequence ATGCGATCGACTTTAACTGCATTGGTTTTAGGATTGCTTGTGGCGCAGGGCGCCATGGCTGCCGGCGATGGTTCCGCGGCGGTCGGTGGTGGTCTGGGCGGTGTGCTGGGTAATGTTGTCGGCGGACAGCTTGGTGGCAGCACGGGTGCTGCGGTTGGTGCCGGCGTGGGCGGTGCGGCTGGCAGTGCCGTCGGAGCGAACAAGCACAATCGCACGGAAGCTGCCATTGGCGGCGGCCTCGGTGCCGCTGGCGGTTCAGTGATCGGCAACAGCCTCGGCGGCTCCACCGGTTCGGCCATCGGCGCAGGATTGGGTGGCGCGGCGGGTGGCGCGGTCGGCAACAACCTCGGTGACGATGGTGGTAGATCTCACTCTGGGGGAGGCCACAAGCACAAGTACAAACACAAGAACCGTCATCATTGA
- a CDS encoding amidotransferase, translating into MSLRICILETDILRPELVDQYQGYGQMFQRLFSQQPIAAEFTVYNVMQGDYPSDDLTFDAYLVTGSKADSFGTAPWIQTLKQYLLTRYERGDKLLGVCFGHQLLALLLGGKSERATQGWGVGIHNYKLAAKAPWMSPVREELTLLISHQDQVTALPENATVIASSDFCPFAAYHINDQVLCFQGHPEFIHDYSRALLDLRQEALGEQVYSKGVASLENDHHGTTVAEWMMRFVAHKPNAA; encoded by the coding sequence ATGTCGTTACGCATCTGCATTCTGGAAACCGACATCCTGCGTCCGGAACTGGTCGATCAATATCAGGGTTACGGGCAGATGTTCCAGCGCCTGTTCTCGCAACAGCCGATCGCCGCCGAGTTCACGGTGTACAACGTGATGCAGGGCGACTATCCGAGTGATGACCTGACCTTCGATGCGTATCTGGTCACCGGCAGCAAGGCTGACTCGTTCGGCACCGCCCCGTGGATCCAAACCCTCAAGCAATACTTGCTGACCCGCTATGAGCGCGGCGACAAACTGCTCGGCGTGTGCTTCGGCCATCAGTTGCTGGCGCTGCTGCTGGGCGGCAAGAGCGAGCGCGCCACGCAAGGCTGGGGTGTCGGCATTCACAATTACAAACTGGCGGCCAAGGCGCCGTGGATGAGCCCGGTGCGTGAAGAGCTGACGCTGTTGATCAGCCACCAGGATCAGGTCACGGCACTGCCGGAGAACGCCACGGTGATTGCTTCCAGCGATTTCTGCCCGTTCGCCGCGTACCACATCAACGATCAGGTACTGTGCTTCCAGGGGCATCCGGAGTTCATCCACGACTATTCGCGGGCGCTGCTGGATCTGCGTCAGGAAGCGCTGGGCGAGCAGGTGTACAGCAAGGGCGTGGCCAGCCTTGAGAACGATCACCACGGCACCACGGTGGCGGAATGGATGATGCGTTTCGTGGCGCACAAGCCAAACGCTGCTTGA
- a CDS encoding YbjQ family protein, with product MIISTTHSIEGRQITAYLDIVSAESVQGVNVIRDMFAGMRDFFGGRSQTLERALKEARMQATDEIKERARALQADAVVGVDFEISMPAGKGGMVVVFAMGTAVKLR from the coding sequence ATGATCATTTCCACCACCCACTCCATCGAAGGCCGGCAGATTACGGCCTATCTGGACATCGTCAGTGCCGAGTCGGTGCAGGGCGTGAATGTGATTCGCGATATGTTCGCCGGGATGCGGGACTTTTTCGGTGGGCGTTCGCAGACGCTGGAGCGGGCGTTGAAGGAGGCGCGTATGCAGGCGACTGACGAGATCAAGGAGCGTGCACGGGCGTTGCAGGCGGATGCGGTGGTCGGGGTGGATTTCGAGATCAGCATGCCTGCGGGGAAGGGCGGCATGGTTGTGGTGTTCGCGATGGGCACGGCGGTCAAGCTGCGCTGA